A single Trypanosoma brucei gambiense DAL972 chromosome 9, complete sequence DNA region contains:
- a CDS encoding aminopeptidase P, putative has translation MSSNCIRNTAYPFEISPDMYKEQRQRLAASMQTCMDDTHAAFLQGSSEVPVNSTDVNHLFWQESYFAYLFGCDIPDCFGAVLTDGTGILFIPRLPASYAVWMGELPTPASVKEATGVEEVYYTDEINETFAAKGVATVEVMKGVNSDSGLNVLTAQLPQPSKLNTSTDFLFDTLSRQRCYKTDLEIDLLRYVCRVSSDAHIHVMQQCKPGMSQHQLESTFLHHVYYHGGCRKVAYTCICATGHYGAVLHYPNNDAPIEDGSMALLDMGGHYMGYASDITCSFPVNGKFTSDQVMIYNAVLDAHDSVMKSLRPGTNWVDMHKLALRVMCKHLLRAGLLMGDVDTIMQKRIMGLFQPHGLGHLLGMDVHDVGGYLEDCPKRPVESDCCKLRTARVLEKGMCLTVEPGCYINRSLLTDAFVNPEMKPHLHEEGLRKLWNFGGVRIESDVVITETGVVNLTVVPRTVEEIERTMAGVPFVGEPVVFVNQKNAP, from the coding sequence ATGTCGTCAAATTGTATTCGCAACACCGCCTATCCATTCGAGATCAGTCCAGATATGTACAAGGAGCAGCGCCAGCGCCTTGCTGCATCGATGCAGACATGCATGGATGACACACACGCCGCTTTCCTTCAAGGGAGTTCGGAGGTTCCGGTAAACTCCACTGATGTGAACCATCTCTTTTGGCAGGAGAGTTATTTCGCTTACCTATTCGGTTGTGACATTCCTGATTGTTTCGGTGCTGTTCTTACTGATGGCACTGGAattcttttcattccccGCCTCCCGGCATCATACGCGGTTTGGATGGGTGAGTTGCCCACTCCCGCAAGCGTCAAGGAGGCGACGGGCGTGGAGGAGGTTTACTACACGGATGAGATTAATGAAACATTCGCTGCGAAGGGTGTGGCTACGGTTGAGGTGATGAAGGGGGTAAACAGCGACAGTGGCCTCAATGTGCTGACGGCTCAACTTCCCCAACCTTCGAAGTTGAATACATCTACtgactttctttttgataCATTAAGTCGGCAACGCTGCTACAAGACGGATTTAGAAATCGACCTTCTGCGGTATGTGTGTCGTGTTTCCAGCGATGCTCACATTCATGTGATGCAACAGTGCAAGCCCGGTATGTCCCAGCACCAACTCGAATCCACCTTTTTGCATCATGTTTATTACCACGGCGGTTGCAGGAAGGTGGCGTATACGTGCATCTGCGCTACGGGACACTACGGCGCAGTGCTGCATTACCCAAATAACGACGCACCCATTGAGGATGGCTCTATGGCCCTGCTAGATATGGGAGGCCATTACATGGGATATGCAAGTGACATTACTTGCTCCTTTCCCGTGAACGGTAAGTTTACCTCTGACCAAGTGATGATATACAATGCCGTTCTGGACGCGCACGACTCAGTGATGAAGAGTCTCAGACCCGGTACAAACTGGGTGGATATGCACAAGTTGGCGTTGCGTGTCATGTGCAAGCACTTGCTGCGTGCTGGTTTACTCATGGGAGATGTAGACACCATAATGCAAAAGCGTATTATGGGTCTCTTCCAACCTCATGGGCTGGGGCATTTGCTCGGCATGGATGTGCACGATGTAGGGGGCTACTTGGAAGATTGTCCCAAGCGCCCTGTCGAGAGCGACTGCTGTAAGTTGAGAACGGCACGGGTGCTGGAGAAGGGAATGTGCCTCACTGTGGAACCCGGTTGTTATATTAATCGTTCGCTTCTTACCGATGCCTTCGTCAACCCTGAAATGAAACCTCACCTCCATGAGGAAGGGCTCCGGAAGCTGTGGAACTTTGGTGGCGTGCGCATTGAGAGCGATGTGGTAATTACCGAAACAGGTGTCGTAAACCTTACGGTCGTCCCGCGAACAGTGGAGGAGATTGAACGCACAATGGCTGGTGTGCCATTCGTCGGTGAACCAGTGGTGTTTGTTAACCAAAAAAATGCCCcttga
- a CDS encoding ribonuclease, putative, with product MKLITRNNFEEVYPEFVAALQGASYIAVDMEFTGIDRRATTNFLRPPEEAFEDKIAAARHFSVVQIGFSIFRGTELLSPQSGRDSRGATGDPSASSAYKETMLKELRLFRPQDSDVQGLVEVLESMANKGRVDPKDISKMEDLRKKIRQRCSQTSAGTIYDELSAYDALDEVDKAIDLATRWEKRLTSPRRQLWARSYSFYLLPAAWLDDQDPELVLSTKTMEFLRSNNMDLNMWISEGLSVVPFEPYARARRADRIAAELSDPKKEMDAKLVALRQWMQGVTDCDTRDHLLGEFNEIENFARNGELHESLEVCLPHLSQSHLSKFNALMRDLGLRVSKRIMKKLPPEATTHETIFRNPRYFGTRLLSALVTATRQRRKPLVIHNGLSDLAFLCCLMHKEPPQNIVEFKRLVREVFPVFYDTRTLTCAPSLQSIIGLTGPLMKTYLILSEENKTVDIYHDAANNFSTDGGPKEHDAAWDAFMTGSLFAFAQQELAQVNADYRRLCGITPVHGCIFSVHFLDDNEDCLVQPRSAAAYLLHRSDNRGFHTDSLRDKFGTLVKCVTFMYNGDDCLVTISDAAVSKRMLSQIEQILHSWAQAQGYSVTALDVEGQMNRHRIKHLTEK from the coding sequence ATGAAGCTCATTACACGGAACAATTTTGAAGAAGTTTACCCCGAATTTGTGGCTGCTCTTCAGGGTGCCTCATACATTGCCGTTGACATGGAGTTCACGGGCATTGATCGGAGAGCCACAACAAACTTCCTACGACCACCAGAGGAAGCATTCGAAGACAAGATAGCGGCCGCTCGTCACTTTTCTGTAGTTCAGATTGGCTTCAGTATTTTTCGGGGTACTGAACTCCTGTCTCCTCAAAGCGGGCGGGACTCCAGGGGTGCCACCGGTGACCCGTCTGCTTCAAGCGCATACAAGGAAACGATGTTGAAGGAATTGCGGTTGTTCCGCCCGCAGGACAGTGATGTCCAAGGGTTGGTTGAGGTTTTGGAATCTATGGCAAATAAGGGGCGGGTGGACCCTAAGGATATTTCCAAAATGGAGGATTTGCGAAAGAAAATCAGGCAGAGGTGCTCGCAAACCAGCGCAGGCACCATATACGATGAGTTGAGTGCATACGATGCGCTTGATGAAGTGGATAAGGCGATTGATCTTGCTACTCGCTGGGAAAAACGACTGACCTCCCCCAGGCGTCAGTTATGGGCACGCAGCTACTCCTTTTACTTGCTTCCCGCTGCTTGGTTGGATGATCAAGATCCCGAGTTGGTACTGTCGACGAAAACGATGGAGTTCCTGCGGAGCAATAATATGGATTTAAACATGTGGATCTCCGAGGGGTTGTCCGTCGTTCCATTCGAACCATACGCGAGGGCGCGAAGGGCTGATCGCATTGCAGCTGAGCTATCGGAtccaaaaaaggagatggaTGCGAAGTTGGTTGCTCTGAGGCAGTGGATGCAGGGGGTTACGGATTGTGACACACGGGATCACTTGCTCGGTGAGTTTAACGAAATTGAGAATTTTGCTCGCAACGGTGAACTACACGAGAGCTTGGAAGTGTGCTTACCTCACCTCAGCCAATCCCACCTATCTAAATTCAATGCGTTGATGCGGGATTTGGGATTGCGGGTCTCGAAGCGAATCATGAAGAAGTTACCACCGGAGGCTACGACTCATGAAACCATCTTTCGGAACCCGCGGTACTTCGGCACACGTTTGCTCTCCGCTCTCGTAACGGCCACTCGGCAGAGGCGCAAACCTCTCGTCATTCACAATGGTTTATCGGATTTGGCATTCCTTTGCTGTTTGATGCACAAAGAACCTCCGCAGAACATCGTGGAGTTTAAGCGACTTGTGCGCGAAGTGTTCCCAGTGTTCTACGATACTCGGACGTTAACATGTGCACCTTCTTTGCAAAGCATTATCGGACTCACTGGACCTCTAATGAAGACATATCTCATCCTTAGCGAGGAAAACAAGACGGTAGATATTTATCATGATGCGGCGAATAATTTTTCTACAGATGGTGGACCGAAAGAGCATGATGCAGCCTGGGATGCCTTTATGACAGGCAGTCTCTTTGCTTTCGCGCAGCAAGAGCTTGCGCAGGTGAATGCAGATTACCGCCGCCTGTGCGGCATCACTCCAGTTCATGGTTGCATATTTAGTGTGCACTTTTTGGATGACAATGAAGACTGTCTTGTCCAACCACGCTCGGCAGCAGCTTATTTACTTCACAGAAGTGATAACCGTGGCTTTCATACAGATTCCCTTCGTGACAAATTTGGCACCCTCGTTAAATGCGTTACTTTCATGTATAATGGGGATGACTGCCTCGTCACAATTTCGGATGCTGCGGTGTCAAAAAGAATGTTATCTCAGATTGAGCAGATATTGCATAGCTGGGCACAGGCACAGGGTTATTCTGTAACTGCACTAGATGTGGAGGGTCAGATGAACAGGCATCGGATCAAACATTTGACTGAGAAGTAG
- a CDS encoding cysteine peptidase, Clan CA, family C19,putative codes for MRAEIPGVVPAVMSQVSEHQLPHLYPRHTAVSDSTALPREKSTLQRTDTTDSQLFSLADLQLARGNTRRPSRSRPTSPIRKDRIPRPPSVEFDVHLEVPRPHIRVSALPKHLMWPLPIPLPNLGNTCYMNSVVQCLRQSPSLALALEQCQLNAESHPAAAAMLNFFRMSEGDPKEFLVTFKSEAAKYNDEFKDFTQADAHEFLRTFLSVVHNEMNTAPRAKLHIDDMGYVGKEDEETAFGMWRDQFACFDKSPIYDLFGGTTLGTCFCNSCENSSRTFEAFLDLSLPIGHEMPFGANLEAILQANFVEGKAEKMDGSNRIYCSRCKRLRSGSRCVVVRQWPKLLVLHLKRFDEYGKKNLVNVIYPETFMTGGEKSLRYSLYGVLMHSGTEMSGHYTSYVRVAFGEWYLCNDGAITPSRSVDVMQELEKAYILFYAEVPQVEPTFF; via the coding sequence ATGCGTGCGGAGATTCCCGGTGTTGTCCCTGCGGTGATGTCACAGGTGTCGGAACATCAACTGCCGCATTTATACCCCCGGCACACTGCTGTAAGCGATAGTACTGCACTCCCACGTGAGAAAAGTACATTGCAGCGGACTGACACAACTGACTCTCAGTTGTTTTCGTTGGCGGATCTTCAGCTGGCGCGTGGAAACACCCGGCGGCCGTCCCGTAGCCGACCGACTAGTCCGATTAGGAAAGATAGAATCCCACGCCCGCCTTCAGTCGAATTTGATGTTCATCTAGAGGTGCCTAGGCCGCACATCCGTGTTTCGGCGTTGCCAAAACATCTCATGTGGCCACTGCCAATTCCGCTTCCAAACTTAGGTAACACATGTTATATGAATTCGGTGGTGCAGTGTCTTCGACAGAGCCCGTCGTTGGCTCTCGCCTTAGAGCAGTGCCAGTTGAATGCTGAATCACAtccggcagcggcggcgatGCTGAACTTCTTTAGGATGTCGGAAGGGGACCCAAAGGAATTTCTCGTTACCTTCAAATCCGAAGCAGCGAAGTACAATGATGAATTTAAGGATTTCACTCAAGCGGATGCGCATGAGTTTCTTAGAACCTTCCTTTCGGTAGTGCACAATGAAATGAATACCGCACCTCGCGCTAAGTTGCACATTGATGATATGGGTTATGTTGGcaaggaggatgaggagacAGCGTTCGGGATGTGGCGTGATCAGTTCGCATGTTTCGACAAATCTCCCATTTACGATCTCTTTGGGGGAACCACGCTTGGGACTTGTTTCTGTAACAGCTGCGAAAATTCTTCAAGGACCTTTGAAGCGTTTTTGGATCTTTCATTACCTATAGGACACGAAATGCCATTTGGTGCCAATCTTGAGGCCATTCTTCAGGCTAACTTTGTGGAAGGTAAAGCGGAGAAAATGGATGGAAGTAATCGTATTTACTGCTCACGATGCAAACGCCTTCGCTCGGGAAGCCGATGTGTTGTCGTGAGGCAATGGCCAAAGTTATTAGTCTTGCATTTGAAACGATTTGACGAGTATGGGAAGAAGAATCTTGTAAATGTCATATACCCCGAAACCTTCATGACAGGTGGGGAGAAATCATTGCGATATAGTTTGTATGGCGTATTGATGCATAGCGGTACGGAGATGTCTGGACATTACACAAGTTATGTGCGTGTGGCGTTTGGCGAGTGGTACCTTTGTAATGATGGAGCAATTACACCTTCGCGGTCTGTTGATGTAATGCAAGAACTTGAGAAGGCGTATATTCTCTTTTATGCAGAGGTACCTCAGGTTGAAccaacttttttttga